Below is a genomic region from Alphaproteobacteria bacterium.
GCCCCTTATCAGCGGCCGAGGAATTCCGCGAGGATCGCCGCGAAACGCTGCGGCTGATCGAGCATGATGAAATGGGCGCTGCTCTCGACCGGCACGAGCCGGGCGTCGGGATCGGCGGCATAGGCCTGACGGTAGAGAGTGTGGATCATCTCCGCGGAAGCCGCGCTGGGCACCGCATAAGCGACGGTGATTGGCCGATCGCCGATCGCCGCGACGTCGCCGCGCAAATCCGTGCCGAGATCCTCGTAGAGCGCCTCGGCGGCCACGTTCCGGTCGGACGCGCGCAGCCATTCGAGGACCTGACGGTTGCCGGCCTCGCTGTTGGACATGTTCGGCGGCGCCGCGGCCGCCGGCGGGCCGTTGCGGATCGAATCGCGCAGGCTTGCGGCGGTCGCGCTCACCGTCTCGACGGTCGCGTTCGGCCCCATGATCACTCCGAAGAAGGGCAGGGCGTCGACGATCAGCAGCTTGCCGACCGCGTCGGGATGGTCGCGGGCGAGCATCATGCCCATCAGCCCGCCCATCGAATGGCCGACCACCGCCGGATGCCCGATGCGGTTGGCGGCGAGCCAGCCGGCGAGGTCGGCGACGGCTCCGGCAAGGATTCCGGGCTCGGCGTTCGCTCCGGCCGGGTCGCCGCCGAAGCCGTTGACCTGGACCAAGATCACTCGGTGGTTGCGCGCAAGATCGGGCACCACGCCGTCCCATACCGCGCGCGGCGTGGCGAGGCCGGGGATGAGGACCACCGGATCGCCGCGCCCGATCTCGCGGATCGAGATGTGCGGCAGGCGGACTTCGGTGGCTGCTGCAGGAGTGGCGGCGGGCTCCGACCGGGCGACCTGCGGAACGAGGCAGGCGAAGGCGGCGAAAGCGAGCAGGCGAACGGGCTTCATCACAATGTCTCCTTGGCGGGATTTTCGAAAATGTCCTCGATGGCGAGGCCGAACAGGGTGGCGATCCTGAACGCCAGCGGAAGGCTCGGATCGTATTTGCCGGTCTCGATCGCGTTGACGCTCTGGCGCGACACGTCGAGCCGCCCGGCAAGGTCAGCCTGGCTCCAGTCGCGCTCGGCGCGGAGCACCTTGAGGCGGTTCTTCATCAGCAGCCCCCATCGCCGAGCGTCAGCTTGTTGATGACGCCGCCGACGCCCAGGCCGAAGAACCAGACGATGACGACATAATAGCCGTCGACCCGGCCGATCAGCTCGAAGCTTTCGAGGAACCCCCAGATCGTCGCCGCGCTGAGGGCGAAGCCGCTTGCCCAAAGCGTCTGGCGGACCATCAGCATGCGGACATATTCGTCCTGCTCCTCGGCGAGATAGAGGCCGATGGCGCCGATGATGCCGATCACCGGCAGCGCGGGCAGGATGGCGATGGCGTAGGTCATGACGCCGGAGACGAGGTGATATTTGAGCGCAAGCACCGCACCGATCAGCAGGGTCGCATAAGCGAGGCTCAGCCAGACGACGCGCCAATTGTAGCGCTTCCAGGCGGGCGTCTTGATCATGTCAAGGGTCCTTCTCTCTTGGTAAAGGACGCTTTACAGGTCGGTTCGCGCCGAGTCAAGGGACCTTTGCAGGGGCGTACCCCCCTTTCCTTGAACCGCCCGGCACGCCCATCTATGGCGCAAGGCCAATCTTCAGGAGCCCGACCGCCAATGTCCGAAATGTTCTCGATCAAGCTGCCCGATGGATCGGTCCGCGAGGTCGTGCGCGGGACGACGCCGGCGGACGTCGCCGCGGCGATCGGGCCGGGGCTGGCCAAGGCGGCGCTCGCGGCGCGGGTCAACGGCGAGGTGCGCGACCTTGCCCGGCCGTTCGAGGAGGACAGCGAGCTCGCTTTGATCACGGCGCGCGACGAGGCCGACGCGCTCGAGCTGGTCCGGCACGATTACGCGCACATCCTTGCGGAGGCGGTGCAGAACCTCTTTCCCGGCACCCAGATCACCTTCGGCCCGGCGACCGACGACGGCTTCTATTACGATTTCGCGCCGACTGCCGAGCGCGGGCCGTTCACCGAGGAGGACCTCCCCGCGATCGAGGAGGAGATGCGGCGGATCATCCGCGCCGACGAGAAGCTGGTCCGCGAGGTCTGGGCCCGCGACGAGGTGCGCAAATTCTTCGAGGAGCAGGGCGAGCGGTTCAAGGCCGAATGGGTGATGGAGCTTCCCGCCGACGAGACGATCACCATGTACCGCACCGGCAAGTGGCTCGACCTTTGCCGCGGCCCGCATCTCGCCTCGACCGGCAAGGTCGATCCCGACGCGTTCAAGCTGACGCGCGTGTCGGGCGCCTATTGGCGCGGCGACCAGAAGAACGCGATGCTGAGCCGGATCTACGGCACGGGCTGGCTGAACAGGAAGCAGCTCGAGACTCACCTCGTGCGCCTCGAGGAGGCGGCCAAGCGCGACCACCGCAAGATCGGCCAGGAGATGGACCTGTTCCATCTTCAGGCCGAGGCGCACGGCTCGGTCTTCTGGCATGCCAAGGGCTACCGCATCTGGCGCAGCCTCGAAGCCTATCTGCGCCGCCGGCTCGACGCCGCCGACTATCGCGAAGTGAAGACGCCGCAGCTGATGGACGCCCGGCAATGGGAGCAGTCCGGCCACTGGGGCAAGTATCGCGAAAATATGTTCGTCGTCCCCGACGAGGCGCCCGGCACTGAGGACGACGCGCCGATCCTGTCGGGTGACGCCGATCTCATGGCGCTGAAGCCGATGAACTGCCCCGGGCACATCCTCATTTTCCGCCAGGGCATCAAATCCTATCGCGACCTGCCGATCCGCCTCGCCGAATATGGCTGCTGCCACAGGAACGAGCCGCACGGCGCTCTCCACGGCATCCTGCGCGTGCGCCAATTCACCCAGGACGACGGCCACATCTTCTGCCGCGAGGACCAGATCGTCGAAGAGGTGCGGCTGTTCTGCGACCTGCTCGACCGGGTCTACAAGGATATCGGCTTCCCCGATTACGCGATCAAGCTC
It encodes:
- a CDS encoding alpha/beta hydrolase; translated protein: MKPVRLLAFAAFACLVPQVARSEPAATPAAATEVRLPHISIREIGRGDPVVLIPGLATPRAVWDGVVPDLARNHRVILVQVNGFGGDPAGANAEPGILAGAVADLAGWLAANRIGHPAVVGHSMGGLMGMMLARDHPDAVGKLLIVDALPFFGVIMGPNATVETVSATAASLRDSIRNGPPAAAAPPNMSNSEAGNRQVLEWLRASDRNVAAEALYEDLGTDLRGDVAAIGDRPITVAYAVPSAASAEMIHTLYRQAYAADPDARLVPVESSAHFIMLDQPQRFAAILAEFLGR
- a CDS encoding helix-turn-helix transcriptional regulator — its product is MKNRLKVLRAERDWSQADLAGRLDVSRQSVNAIETGKYDPSLPLAFRIATLFGLAIEDIFENPAKETL
- the thrS gene encoding threonine--tRNA ligase codes for the protein MFSIKLPDGSVREVVRGTTPADVAAAIGPGLAKAALAARVNGEVRDLARPFEEDSELALITARDEADALELVRHDYAHILAEAVQNLFPGTQITFGPATDDGFYYDFAPTAERGPFTEEDLPAIEEEMRRIIRADEKLVREVWARDEVRKFFEEQGERFKAEWVMELPADETITMYRTGKWLDLCRGPHLASTGKVDPDAFKLTRVSGAYWRGDQKNAMLSRIYGTGWLNRKQLETHLVRLEEAAKRDHRKIGQEMDLFHLQAEAHGSVFWHAKGYRIWRSLEAYLRRRLDAADYREVKTPQLMDARQWEQSGHWGKYRENMFVVPDEAPGTEDDAPILSGDADLMALKPMNCPGHILIFRQGIKSYRDLPIRLAEYGCCHRNEPHGALHGILRVRQFTQDDGHIFCREDQIVEEVRLFCDLLDRVYKDIGFPDYAIKLALRPEKRFGSDEMWDRAEGDLREAVRAAGRATEQYKWEELPGEGAFYSPKLEFHLTDAIGRTWQMGTIQLDYVMPERLGAFYIGDDGEKHVPVMLHRAIFGSLERIIGVLIEHHAGRFPLWLAPVQAAVATIVSDADDYAREVAVALQAAGLRVETDLRNEKINYKVREHSLAHTPYLLVVGKREAEERTVALRPLGADARQEVIGLDALVERLRGEALAPDLRG